The stretch of DNA AATTTGGCAGTTCTGGCATAAATTCTAAAATATCGCCAAGCTCTTTTTCATAAATTTCAAAGACTTTTCTCTTTTGCTCGACCCTTTTTTCCAAAACTTCCATCTGAGCCACGCCAATAGCGCCTAACACGTTACTTAAACGGTAGTTATAGCCATAGTCTTTGTGCTCATAGTGAAGCAGTGGCTCTCTAGCTTGAGTGCTATAAAATCTCGCTTTTTCTACAAATTCCTTGTCACCAACTAGCATACCGCCACCTGAAGTGGTGATTATTTTATTGCCATTAAAACTATATGCACCCATCACGCCAAATGTGCCAAGTGCCTTACCGCCATAAAATCCGCCAAGTGCTTCAGCTGCATCTTCAACTAAAGCGATGCCCTCGTTTTGGCAAATTTCACAAATTTCTTTCATCTTTGAAGCTTGACCGTAAAGATGAGTAACGACTAATACCTTTGGCTTTTTAGGTAAATTTGAGATCGCTTTTTTAAGTAGCTCTGGGCTTAAATTCCAGCTCTCATCGCAGTCTATGAATACTGGAGTTGCTTTTTCATAAAGTATAGGCGAGACTGAAGCCATGAAAGTAAAGCTAGAAGCCAGCACAAAGTCGCCCTCTTTCACGCCAAGGACACGAAGTGCTAGGTGAAGCGCCGCCGTTCCAGCGCTTAGTGCAAGAGCATCTTTTGCTCCGGTGTAGCTTTTTATACTTTCTTCAAATTTATTAACATACTCGCCAAGTGGCGCTATATAGTTGCTTTCAAAAACTTTTTTTATATATTCCTGCTCTTTTCCGCTCATATTTGGTGGAGATAAAAAAACCCTATCCATTTCATCCCTTTCGTGATTTTTTGGCGATTTTAGCACTTATTTTTAAATTTATATCTTAGCGCGCTCGCATGCAGGTACGCCGTAAGCCTTTATGCCATCTTTTATATCTCTTACAACCACACTTCCAGCGCCGATGATGCAATTTTTGCCAATACTTATGCCTTGAATGATGCTTGAGCCGATACCTATGTGCGTAAATTCGCCCACGCTAACATTTCCAGCAAGGGCTGCATTTGGGCTGATGT from Campylobacter concisus encodes:
- the pglE gene encoding UDP-N-acetylbacillosamine transaminase, with the translated sequence MDRVFLSPPNMSGKEQEYIKKVFESNYIAPLGEYVNKFEESIKSYTGAKDALALSAGTAALHLALRVLGVKEGDFVLASSFTFMASVSPILYEKATPVFIDCDESWNLSPELLKKAISNLPKKPKVLVVTHLYGQASKMKEICEICQNEGIALVEDAAEALGGFYGGKALGTFGVMGAYSFNGNKIITTSGGGMLVGDKEFVEKARFYSTQAREPLLHYEHKDYGYNYRLSNVLGAIGVAQMEVLEKRVEQKRKVFEIYEKELGDILEFMPELPNSRGNRWLTTGVFAKKDAHLKVIKALADVNIESRPLWKPMHLQPVFNGALSFVDGYSEDLFSRGICLPSGSDMSEETQARVIKLVKENA